One genomic window of Sulfurovum lithotrophicum includes the following:
- a CDS encoding endonuclease/exonuclease/phosphatase family protein — MIRFLPSVLHHKGCGKQCNPYFPETFTLLCWNIHKKNQTDPSFRAFLQKMLSQKELYLCMLQEAEFKGDTFTFDDCAYDAAANLQVKDTFYGVLTACRTESKSAKAYLSDSQESLVGPHKSLLLSTYPLTGNKTLLVLNIHAINFRENSSYERELEIFAEKVRAHEGPMIVAGDFNAWNKKRREALHKLQKDLSLELVIFTEEDNVKSFMGYPLDFVLYRDLECTAKEVILDHDISDHHPLLVTFRTLK; from the coding sequence ATGATACGATTTTTACCCTCCGTTCTGCATCATAAAGGCTGTGGGAAACAGTGTAATCCCTATTTCCCGGAAACCTTTACACTGCTCTGCTGGAATATACATAAGAAGAACCAGACAGACCCTTCTTTTAGAGCCTTTCTGCAAAAGATGCTCTCACAAAAAGAGCTCTACCTCTGTATGCTGCAGGAAGCTGAATTCAAAGGAGATACCTTTACTTTTGATGACTGTGCCTACGATGCGGCGGCGAACCTGCAGGTCAAAGACACCTTCTATGGTGTACTTACTGCATGCCGAACAGAATCAAAGTCGGCAAAAGCCTATCTCTCGGACTCTCAGGAGAGTCTTGTCGGGCCGCATAAAAGCCTGCTTTTAAGTACCTATCCCCTTACAGGAAACAAAACCCTGCTGGTGCTCAATATACATGCCATCAATTTCAGGGAAAACAGCAGTTATGAACGGGAACTTGAAATATTTGCCGAAAAAGTAAGGGCTCACGAGGGACCGATGATCGTTGCGGGGGACTTCAATGCCTGGAACAAGAAGCGCAGAGAAGCACTGCATAAGCTACAAAAAGATCTTTCACTTGAGCTTGTGATATTCACGGAAGAGGACAATGTAAAATCGTTTATGGGGTATCCCCTCGATTTCGTACTCTACCGGGACCTGGAATGTACAGCCAAAGAAGTGATCTTGGATCATGATATTTCCGATCACCATCCGCTGCTTGTCACTTTCCGTACTCTCAAGTGA
- a CDS encoding asparaginase domain-containing protein, producing the protein MQKILIISTGGTFNKIYDPIAGDLIVEETSRAVREIASKWLSRFELISIIGKDSLAMTNQDRLELLSVVTQTEHEKIIIIHGTDTMHVTAEYLAEVEIEKKIILTGAMVPYSIDPVEATANLTSALGYMQLLSENGVYITMNGLFSSYDKILKDRSKGRFIRKK; encoded by the coding sequence ATGCAGAAAATACTGATCATAAGCACCGGCGGCACATTCAATAAGATCTACGATCCGATCGCAGGGGATCTTATTGTTGAAGAGACATCCAGGGCAGTCAGGGAGATAGCATCAAAATGGTTGAGCAGATTTGAGCTGATCAGTATCATAGGAAAAGACAGCCTGGCCATGACAAATCAGGACAGACTGGAACTTCTCTCTGTGGTGACCCAGACAGAGCATGAAAAGATCATCATTATTCATGGTACCGACACTATGCATGTCACAGCCGAATATCTTGCAGAGGTGGAGATAGAGAAGAAGATCATTCTTACCGGAGCGATGGTCCCCTACAGTATCGATCCCGTGGAAGCAACGGCAAATCTCACGTCTGCACTGGGGTACATGCAGCTACTCTCGGAAAACGGTGTCTACATAACGATGAACGGCCTCTTCAGTTCTTATGACAAGATTCTAAAAGACCGATCCAAAGGCAGGTTCATACGTAAAAAATAG
- the rlmB gene encoding 23S rRNA (guanosine(2251)-2'-O)-methyltransferase RlmB, with the protein MNDSPEYLAKKAFFDKVLTIYGRNAVMEALKDEDVTIHKLHLSKSNKDASVLEQMKKIASKRGIEVQYHDKSSLSRISKNAKQDQGVALDIILEHFGDEKDFISKNTNYRIIALDGVTNPQNLGMIIRSCAAGNIDAILLPTKGAAQISPLVIKASVGTLFKMPIIKTSNLKETLKHFRKEGASLYTLSSHADKSYKEQTYSEKTIFVLGNESEGVSPAIERLCNASIAIPMQRGVESLNVAVTASLLAFL; encoded by the coding sequence GTGAATGACTCACCCGAGTACTTAGCCAAAAAAGCTTTTTTTGATAAAGTACTTACCATTTACGGACGTAATGCTGTGATGGAAGCACTCAAAGATGAGGATGTTACCATCCACAAACTCCACCTCTCCAAATCGAACAAAGACGCTTCTGTTCTGGAGCAGATGAAAAAGATCGCTTCCAAACGTGGTATAGAAGTACAGTACCATGACAAATCCTCTCTCTCACGTATCTCCAAAAATGCAAAACAGGATCAGGGTGTTGCACTCGATATCATTCTGGAGCATTTTGGAGACGAGAAAGATTTCATATCTAAAAACACAAACTACCGTATCATCGCACTTGATGGTGTAACGAACCCCCAGAACCTGGGGATGATCATACGTTCCTGTGCCGCAGGGAATATCGATGCGATCCTGTTGCCGACCAAAGGTGCCGCGCAGATATCGCCACTGGTCATCAAGGCATCTGTCGGTACACTTTTCAAGATGCCCATCATCAAAACCTCAAACTTGAAAGAGACATTGAAACATTTCAGGAAAGAGGGCGCTTCACTCTATACACTCTCTTCGCATGCAGACAAAAGTTACAAAGAGCAGACTTACAGTGAGAAGACCATTTTTGTACTCGGCAATGAAAGTGAAGGGGTCAGTCCGGCCATTGAAAGACTCTGCAATGCTTCCATTGCCATTCCTATGCAGCGCGGAGTAGAGTCCCTCAATGTAGCGGTTACCGCTTCACTGCTGGCTTTCCTGTAG
- the fabI gene encoding enoyl-ACP reductase FabI, with product MIMKGKKGVILGIANKKSIAYGIAKACQEQGAEMAITFLNERFEKKLAPIAEDLGCGARLYPCDVSRPEEIKALKESLEKDMGQIDFIVHSIAFAPKEGLSGRFVDISKEAFDVAMDISVYSLIEVTRELKPVLSDNSSVLTLSYYGGEKYIPNYNLMGVAKAALEMTVKYLAEDLGKDGIRVNAISAGPIKTLAAAGIGDFSFMLKWNAAHAPLKKNVTIEEVGNSGMYLLSDLSSAVTGEIHYVDGGYNIMGMPAVEFDENGKPKIAWDGNS from the coding sequence ATGATCATGAAAGGTAAAAAAGGTGTCATTCTCGGCATCGCCAACAAAAAATCCATCGCTTACGGTATAGCAAAAGCCTGTCAGGAGCAGGGTGCGGAAATGGCCATTACATTTCTCAACGAGCGTTTCGAGAAGAAACTCGCTCCCATTGCAGAAGATCTTGGCTGCGGTGCAAGACTTTACCCATGTGACGTGAGCAGACCTGAAGAGATCAAAGCACTTAAAGAATCACTTGAAAAAGACATGGGCCAGATCGACTTCATCGTCCATTCGATCGCATTCGCTCCAAAAGAGGGGCTGAGCGGACGTTTTGTGGACATTTCCAAGGAAGCTTTCGACGTGGCAATGGACATCTCTGTCTACTCTCTTATAGAGGTCACAAGAGAACTCAAGCCTGTTCTTTCGGACAACTCCTCCGTTCTGACACTCTCCTACTATGGTGGGGAAAAGTACATTCCCAACTACAACCTGATGGGCGTAGCGAAAGCAGCACTTGAAATGACGGTCAAATACCTGGCAGAGGACCTCGGAAAAGACGGCATCAGGGTCAATGCCATCTCTGCGGGCCCCATCAAAACACTTGCGGCAGCAGGCATAGGGGATTTCTCCTTCATGCTCAAGTGGAACGCGGCACACGCGCCGTTAAAGAAAAATGTGACCATCGAAGAGGTAGGGAACTCAGGTATGTATCTGCTTTCAGATCTTTCTTCGGCCGTAACAGGCGAGATCCATTATGTGGACGGCGGATACAACATCATGGGAATGCCTGCGGTAGAGTTCGATGAAAATGGCAAGCCAAAAATTGCCTGGGACGGCAATTCGTGA